GTCTGCATTTTCCTATGGGATAATTATTTCCCTTTCTCAGCATCCTGCTCATACCgatttttctttccacagaacaTTGTGCTTTAATGATGCTTCATGTTTAATTCCCGAGATGCAATTTTACCTTCACGCCGCAGACAATGGCCCTTGCGATCAGCACAAAGGCTCGTGCGCGGGCACCCCGGCGGGCAGAGCTGCCTGTCTAACATGGGAACAGAAGAACCACATCATTTCGAGGCATTGGGAATTGTCCTCTCTCCTCCGGACAGAGCACCATGATTTTTGAGGAGGCCATTCCAGGGTTGCTGGTGGGAGTGGGATGCTCAGCACTGTGCGGGCGTGTGTCCGGCCTTCATCCCGCTCTCCGGAGTGGGGCTGGTGGGGTGCaagggctggggggcagcggggggctgGACCCCGCTGCACGGCCGGTGGTCACGCTTGCTGTCTCCTTCTCTTCTGCCCAGAGCGGTGCAAGTGCCAACTCTAAGCCACAGAGTTTTACAAGAAACTATTGCTAAAAAAAGTCACCAATGGCAGAAAATGAGAAGCTCCATCCCAAAGAGGAGCAGCTGGCCCCAGGCCCTGGCTGCCGGGAAGGAGCCGGCTGCGGCGGGGAGCTCGGCCTTGCGTCCAGCCGAGGCTGCGGCCGGCCGCGACACGGAAATGCCACGGGTGTCTTGAAGGTGCCGTTGCCCCGATGCTGGCGGGCAGGACCCCATCCAGGAAGGTGCCGGGGAGGCAAGCAGGGCATCCGAAGGCTGTGCTGCCGTGATGCCGGTGGTGGGGAACAGCCTGGGCAGAAGCCGTGCAGTCCGGCGGGGCATCCCAAAGCCGCATCGCTCCAGTGCTGCCGGACGGACCCCCATCCGTGAAGCGTCCGGGAAGGCGAGGAAGGTGGCCGAAGGCTGGCGGGCAAAGCCTCCGCGGACGGCATCGGTGTCGGGGCGCGGCGAGGGGACCCCCGCTTCTGCCGACGGCGTGGGGTCCCCAGGGCAGCCCGGGGTCCCCGGGGGCGTGCGGGGCTAGGAGCCCGGCCCCTCGGGGGGCTGGGACGGGGGGCTGAGCTGGTTCTCCAGCAGCGCCCGCGTCCCCTCGGCCGACACCCTCCGCATCCTCAGGCGTACCGAGCCGTAGGTACCACCGGtgcggcgggcggcccgggcgCGAcgacgggcggcggcggcggccagcagCAGGGCGGCGAGCAGTAGCCCGCCCAGGGCCAGCAACGCCAGCCCGGCTACGGTGCACCGATCGAGGCGGGCGCGGAGCCGAGCCGCCCGCGCCTCCAACCGCTCCATCTGCCTCGCCGGTACCGCCGGGTCGGGGCGCGCCGCCCGCGGCACGGCCCCCGCCAGCACCACCAGTGCCGCCCCGCTCAGCGCGCAACCCAGCGCCAGCGCCAGCCCCGGGCCCGCACCGGGacccgccgggccgcccccgcccgccgccgccgccgctgccgccgccgcctcgcccggGCTCCGCAGCTCCGCCGCCCGCGGGGACGCCATGGAGCCGCCGCCGGCCTGCGGGGCCAGAGGTGAGCGGCGGACCCGCACCGGGACGCTCTTCCCCTCCCCCGGAGCCGCTTCCCCGGACCGGGCTGCCaacgcccccccccgccccggccccaaGGTCCGCGAACCGGGCTGCTTCTTCGCCCGGAATCCCGCTTACCCGAACCCCGGAGCTGGGTCCCCGCACCGGGCTGGCCCCCCTCCCCGGACCCGGGTCGCCGCACCGGGCTGCTCCCTTATCCCTGGACCAGGCACCTGCCTCCCCGAACcgggctgaccccccccccggtcccctcGGAGACCCGTGTCCCTGTGACCCCGCCGGGCTGCCCCGCCCGGACCCGTTTTCCCCGCCAGGCTCTCCCCTCCGGTACCCCCGGAGCGCACCCAGCCTCCCCGGTCCCCGCACCCagcccctccccgctccccgcacCGGGTTGGGGCCTCGGTCCCCACGCCGGGCTCCGCTCCCTCTTCTCCGGTCCCGCCTCCGTCTGCCTGCCCCGCCGGTGCCCGCACCgagctgcttcccccccccccaaaaaccccgcGCCGGGCTGCCTACCCCCGCCGCGTCCCCGGttccccgggccggggccggtgccggtgcagccgcggcggcgggcggggcgggcggtgggtGCCCCGAGCTGCCGGCCCCGCcggtgcacacacacacacacacacacacacacacacacgcacgcacgcacacacgccCGGTTGCACACCGGCACCGTCTGTGCACGCCCCGCCTGCAACAGGGGACCCTCCGTGCACCCCCCGACAGCACCAGGACCTTCTGTGGGTACgccggggttgggggggtgaAGGGGGTGCGGCTGCATGGGAAGGGGCACGGGTGGACAGGACAGAGCAGCACGGTGGGTTTTGCACAGGGGAGAGCGTGGGTCATGCCCGGGGGACGTGCCCGTGGGGTGCTGGCTGGGCACCCCACAACCAGCTGTCCCCCGTTGGGGACccggggcagagctgggctggggacgCTGGGACTGCATCCCGagtccctgcagctcccagcccggAACGCAGCAGGGAGAGCTCCAGCCTGGCCGGCTGCCTGCCAAGAGCCCCCACAAGGCCCAAGCCTGTCCCCAAATCCCCAGGGAAACGATCAGGGCTTGACCTGGGTTTGGGCCAGGCATGAGATGCTCCAGCCTGGGACAGAAGAGTCCATGATGGTGCTTGCTGCCCAGAGCCATTCCCCCAGCCAGGCTGGCCCCCATGGCCACGGTCCCACCGCAGTCCCGCGGCACAGAGCCCCCCTTCACCCCCGCCTTTCACCACGctatttattccatttttcacAGAGCACTTGTGTTAGCACCCGCACTCCGCTTCTCCCTGACCTGAAACTGGATCCGGGCCTGAGCCCGGCAGtgacctgctggcagcagcaTGCTTTTAGCTCGTTTGTTAATAAGACGTGTGCTATTTCCGTGTCTGGAgcggtgcctggagatagggttgtGGACGTAAATCCTGAGCGATAGCGGGTGGGCTGCTGAAAGCTGCCGGGAAGATTTGTCCATCACATTGCCATTCCCTTCAGCACATTCACATGCCTCCAGCGTCTTCACAAGCTCACCCGCGATCGCACCAGAAGATGCGCCGATGCTGCTGCCGCCGGTACTGGGTGAGCTCGCAGCGCAGGGACTGCAGGGACGCGTGGCCGGTGCCCTGACCCCCCACCCTGTGCCCTGCACCCTGGTCACCCCGCACAGCGAGTCCTTCTGCAGCCACGCTGGGCTCCACGTGACCCACGGTGCCGGGATGTTTTCCAGAATGGGGACAGCAGATGGGAATCTCCTACCACCCGTTTTATGACACAGCCAGGGACTTTGTCTGAAGCCTTTGTCAAATACAGCTAAAACTGATCAAAAAGGTTCAGAGAGTTTAGGGGGGatgcacacaccaaaaaaagaggCGCATTTGTAATTTCTGAGGGAGCCAGGCTGAGCACTGGACAGGCTCAGCACCCTTCCAGGCACTGGTGCTGGCATAGTACCGGCAAGGCCAGCTTGGCTTGTGCCACTGTTGCTCAATGACGGGTGACAACATTATCCTTCCTTGAACATCTCCCCCATTAACCTCTaaagtttctgttaaaaattaacCTCTGGATAATTTTTAgccattttctcacttttttttcaaattttcctcCAGCGTGCCCTGGGAAGGTTTTCTgtctattttaattatttgtttagcTCGGCAAAATGGGTTTGCAGGTTCCCTGCGTTCCCCACTGCAACGCGCTCACATTGCGGCCGATGCTGACCGGCACTGCCCGAAAATGGATCCAACCCGTGGTGTCTCCAGTCACCAAGCTGCAGCAGGGCCGGGGACTGTGGGGTGGGCTGGGGTGTCCCATCACCTTTTGCTGTGCCAGGGGCAGGGGTACacatgattttattattttttaagtttgcaGTGGAGGTTGTGCGTGCTGCGACCCACCCGCTTGCTGCTCCCGTGCACTGTGTCAAAACGCAGAGGCTTCCCAGCACAGCATCCCTGGGGACGCATCCAGAAGTGGGCcaagaaagaagcagaattaaaaataaatgtaagtgcATCCTGACACGTTAACCACATTTAGAGAGGCTTTAGTACCAACCCACTCCGCAGGAAGGCAGAAGATGCTTGGAGACAAGTAGGTCACGGGACACAGATTGTCCCGAATCAGCAGGAAAAGATGGATCTGGAGCAGGCGGGCACATCCCTGCGAACAgacgggcaggcaggagcagggccggGAGGAGAATGCGCCAGCGCCACGGACTGCTGCCTCTAGCATCGCCAAATTCCCTGGGAAAACCAGAAACGCTGCCGGTCTGCTCCTGAGCAGAGCCATGGTCATTTTGGAGCACCCAAGCCCTGCGGCTGATGATGCACCCGGGGTGCCCAGGGTGCCGAGGCTGGGACCCCTGCAAggctggggatttggggggcagaggcagagccacTTGTGCTGCGGCTCCCGCCTGCCTTCATACACGAAGAGGGATGAGCCTGCGAGAACAGAGGCAGCCGGTATGGCGGTCAGGTCCATGCTGCGCTCTGCCATGGAGTCAGGATTCCATGCCACCCGGGGGGCTGCTCCTGCACCCCCCAGTCCGCAGAGATGCTCGAGAAGACACCTGCAATGGATGAGGTGGAGGGACGCATCTTGCACATGTCGCTGCTTTTGCTCTGCTGCCCCTGGGTCCCGCAGCCTTTGCTGGATGGGAGCTGGGAGATGGCCTCGGGCCTTTGGAGGGCTGGAGGGCATGGGGTGGGTTGCCCAAAAGCCTTCCCCAGCCCAATCCCGAGCTGGCtgagcgtggggctgggggctggcaaGGGCCACTCCATCCCCGGGCACTGGCAccaagggaaggggaggagagatgGAGACAGCCAAGATTTATGCTGCCAGCGCAGGAGCAAAGAGAGGAGGGAGACAGCCAAGGTCAGAGACAGCGCTGCCAAAATTCACAATGAATCTGCAGGAGCGCTGGAGGGGAGAGACTGAGGGcttggaaagaaatggaaagaggagggagggagggagcctgGGAGACGGAGCAGGGTGAGGGAGCAGGATGGGGCTGCCGGAGATGGGAACATGCCACCGCTTGGCCAAAATGGTTAAACGGGGATGAGAGGGACAGCAAAGGGGAGCCCCAAGCCACCAGAGACAGCAGGAGCAGGAATGCGAGGGAGCCAGAAGGTCTGTGGACGTGGCTCTGTCCCTCCAGGTCCCTCCAACACAGCCCTGTACAGCCCAGCCCAGTTCTGGGGTGTGCACGGCTGCTGCGGCTGCCCAGTGCCCACTGGCAGTGCTGACCCCAATCCAGCCCCGCCACAGAGGTGAATTTTCAATCCTGTCTCCTTAGTATTCACAGCATCCCACGGCAGAGCGAACACCTGCAGCCAGCATGGCTCAAGGTGACTCGGAGGTCAGGGAAAAAGCAGCCGGGCAATTCAGGAGCCAGCTGCCAGCTCCACACCGGCGGGGAGATCCAGCAGTTTGTGAGAACCAGAGGTGCCTGGCACATCGCGGCCTCCCCTCCTGGCACTGCCGGTCCCTGCGTGCCATGGACGCAGCACCCCGGTGCTCCCCATGCACGTGGTGATCCACACGCAGTGCCGGCTGCCCGTGGGGtttctgatcctgcaaactgccCCGGGGAGCTGTTGCCACCAgcgaggcaggcagggctggctctgcaccCCCGGGTTGGAAGTCAGCCTCGGCACCAGGAAGGGCTGGAGCTGGCACAGCCGGGCACGGGTGCGAGTCGATTCCCTCTCGCAGGGTGCAGCGTGCCCGTGCAGGCTCTGTGCCCTTGCAGGGACAGTGGACGCCTGCTTCGGGGCTCGTGGGGGGCTCCTCCAGGTCTGCATTGGGGATGCATTGCTCCAAGGGCCTTTTATAGCAGAAACACCTCTCCTTCCACAAACAGCCACGTCTGAGCCCCAGCCCAGGGTACCAGTTCTGCCCAAAGGCAACCGAAGGGATGGAGCCCTGCCTTCCCGTAAGACCAGCTGTAGAGCCGTGCTGGGAAGAGGCTCAAAACTTTCCTGGTGATAATTGAGATCTAATTATTTTCAGCTAATACCAGGCCACCCGGGAGATGGGGAAAACCACAGGTGCCTTGTGATATGGCAACAGCTGATGCACTGGGCTGTGGCTTGGCAGCACCAGGAAACTCGCTGTGCTCTGCCTGAATATAAAGCAAAGCATGGAAAGCATGGAGTGGAGggctggtggatttttttttttctggctagtGATATGTAAGTGTGCAAACATGTTGCCTTTTCCTCTTGGTGGTGGCTGTGGCTGACCTCCTTTACCCTTATCCCTCTGCACAGAGATCAGATCTGAAGctcttttgggtttttgttttgttttgtttttttttttccttctgcaaattgCCTTTACCCAGACAGTTTTATCAAACATGCTCGGAGCCACGCAGGACCTGCTCACCTGCAGAGAAAGCGATGGGGTGGTGCTTCCCAAGCAGGCTTTTAAAATGTCAAGGGCGAAAGCGtttgggaggaggagaaaagaagaagaagaagaagaagagagcTGGGGAGGTGCTCTCCATTCACAGGAACCTAAAATGAGGTGAGCAGCGTCATGCTCCTGGAGGTGCGTgctccccgccagccccaggAAGGAATGGGAGAAATGGGGATTGATTTATACCAGCAGATCCCTGCCTGGGAGGCCGCTGGGAATCGCCTGCCCTGGAGCCCTGCAGCCGCAAGCGCACCGCGCTctgcagacacccccccccccaaaagcccgCCAAGTCCCTTCACGGGCCGTGGCCAAAAGCCGCCGCCCTGCCCCCGCAttccctccccgcccgccccggacAGCGAAGGGCTTCTCCAGCGGACCCCGAGGGGCTGCCGAGGACAGGGAGCCGGCCCCCGAGAGGGGCAGCGCGGCCCGGGACCCCCCGCTCTCCCTGCGGCAGCACCTCcagccgccccggggcggggcggcgggcagcgggccGGTGCTCAGCGCGAGCTCCCGCCGCAATAcctgagggcgggggggggggtcccccggcACGGCTCTCCCGCCCCGTTACCGGCCCTCGGGCCCCGCCAAGTCGCTCTGTCCCCTCAGGGCCAGCTAAATCCCCCTCCGGTCCCCTCAGTGCCTGGCTGGGTGCCCTCATCTCCTCAGGGCCCTGCTAAATCTCCCTCCGTTTCCTCAGCGCCTGGCTGCATCCCTCTGTTCCTTCAGGATCCCGCTAAATCCGCTCCCccccaattccctcaggacccacctGGGTCCCCCATCCCCTCATGCCCCACTAAATCCCCCCCATCCCCTCAGCGCCTGGCTGGATCCCCCCCATCCCCTCAGCACCTGGCTGGATCCCCCCGTCCCCTCAGTGTCCAACTGGGTCCCGCTAAATCCCTCTTCCCGCTTTGTGCCCCAGGACCCTTCTCCCATTGGAAAGGGGAACAGcccagggaggtggcagcagggTTGGCCTGTGAGCCTCAGCCCAGGCGCCATGTTCTACATGCATTTGCTGATCAACAAGCGTGGGCCGTTGGCCAAAATATGGCTTGCTGCCCACTGGCAGAAGAAGCTCACCAAAGCTCATATATTTGAGTGCAATTTAGAGACTACCGTTGAAAAGATCATCTCGCCAAAGGTATGTTATTAAATGAGAAGGTGTCTTCTGATAAGTTCTGGGCTAGAGGCCTTCATCTTCAGTAGGGAACAGGACTGTTGCTATCATGGAGACTCACTTAGCTGGACAAATTTGTGGCTATTTCAAAACCAGTATGAGGTAAATTCCTAATCTGATTTTAATTCAGTTCTCACTTGGTTAAAATCTCCATCCTGTTAAATGACAGTTGTGCAAgtattttacttgctgttttaCACCTGGAGATCTGTGGCATACATTTATGTATAGTGTAAGCCAACGTTACCACAATTTATACAAATCTGTTTTTCCACACACGGATAGAGCTCCAGGGAGTGCTGAGTGGGCACCGCTGGCCGAGGGGTCATGGTGCCTGGGTTTGAGTGGCTCGTGAGGCAACATGACCCCATCAGTGTGGTGTGGTAGCCCTGGTCTTTCTTCAGAGACTTGGAGTTGATATTGTTCAATGTAATTTGGGAAATGCTGGTATTTGAGGAAATTGTCTCAAAAAGATTGAAAAGTCAGCTGCTTAACCAAAGTCAAGGGCCTAAGAAAACTGCCGTGAAGTTGTACCCAGACCACTTGAAGAGAATGCTTTTGctgatcttaaaataaataacttttgaCATATTGTAACCATCCTTCCGCTTTCAGTGGACTTCTTCCAGGTCCCCCATTATAAGCCGTTAAATATATAATTAAGCATACGTAGTGCTTATGAGGGACTCTGGATGAACAAGTCCCGGAGGCTGAAGTCCTCTGCGTGTCACAGATAAGGTATGACTCAAACAAGCACAGATGCAGGCAGTCAAGTACCCATGACTCAGTCCTTGGTCTCTCTGTTGCAACTGCATCCCAGGGAACAGTGAGGAACGCTTTGCACTGTCGCTTATCAATGGTTCAGGAGATCCAAGGCTTCCAGCTGgtgcaagcagattttttttttattatttatttttttcttcctctgtgaaaaTACCTGCTTGATGTTTGGTAGCCTGAATTTCATTGTCTGTCTTGCATGAGTGTTTTTAAAATGATCTTGATATTATTTGGAAGTCTTTCCCAAGAGGTACTAGTTAAGTACCCTCTACTCTCCCTTGCATGCTGTCCTGTCTAGCATCAGCATGCCCACCTTGAGTGTGCTTGGTGCAGGAAGACTTTGCATAAATAAAGGCATAGTTATGGCCTTTGTTTGCATGAATAAGGGCATAGCTGGTATGGTGTCTGCTCAGTTAAATAACCAAAGTGTCAAAGACTAGGGTATGTGCAGCTACTTTCTGTTTCAGGATGTGTTACACTGTTCATTGGTAATAAGCTGAGATGTTTTAGATAAAGTAAGAGCATCACTTCAGGACTCACGCTTTGGCATGACAATGTTTAGGAACAGAAGCAACTAGAAGTTCCTAGCTCTGAAAATTCATTTCTGTTTATGGTCCTCTATATCAGTACAAAGCCCTGTTGAATTTTGTAGAGCTCTGTACTGATGTATGTTACTGGAACTCTGTTGCTACtgtgtaatattttcattttaatgttttttgtcAAAAATACTAACTCCTGAACAACTTTTTTAAATCATCAAAGTTTACAATAGCTCTGCGAACCTCTGGACACTTACTCCTAGGAGTGGTGCGGATTtaccacagaaaagcaaagtacCTCTTGGCAGACTGTAGTGAAGCTTTGACAAAAATGAAGACAGCTTTTCGCCCAGGTATGTGGAGAATTCTGCATTTTTCCATCTGTGTCCTTTAcagctttaattttaaaagttaattatgGGTATTTCTGTTAAATACATGTTATTGATGCCAAAGGAAATTGAACATACTACTGCCTACTGCTGATGTTTAGTCTGGCTTAATTTAATGCCATTTCAGGTCCTTGACTCCTTTAAAAGAAGCAGTATCTTAAGTGGTCGTACAAGAAGAAGCTTGAATTCAGCCTCTGTTGCTAgacaattaattttaatttctgatgaCACCAACAACATGTCTAACAGTGTGTTAGTGCCAGATCTGACTGTGTTTTGAGGTCTAGCCATGTAGCCAGCAAAAAGGGAGCAGAGATGACTGGACCCTTTTCCAATGAACGGGCTGTATGTTTGTCATGCTTATGCAACAAATGGGGAGGCACTGTTGTCTAAAAAAAGACTAAGAACAGGGCAGCAGCATCTATTGCCAGCCCTAACGTGCTTTGTGACCTGGTCTGTTTGCAGAATAGCAGATACCTACCCTACATTATTCTCAAGGATATGATCATGATTAGTTAGTTAATATTTGTAAACATTTGGAAGTCTCTAGGAGAAACACAATAAGTACACAGCACTATCTACTTTGAATAGCTACTATTGTAGCTTATAGAGGACTGCACAGCGCAAGAACAATGGTCACAACTACAGCAATGGAGACACCAGCTAGGTATAAGGGGGGAAAAACTCTCAGTGGAAGCGGAAAAATGCTGAAACAGACTGTCCGGGGATGCTATGGAATCTCCATCAGCAGAAATAGTCAAAAGTGATCTGACTTGGAAATTAACTGTTTTGAGCAAAAGGTTGGGTTAGATGACCTTCAGAAATCCCTTCTCACCTGAATTGTTCCAGGATTCTCTGATTACCAAGTATTTGCAGTCTCACTTCATAATTATTTGATGCTGGAGAATAGTGTTATACAGacactggagagaaaaagaaaacacagtaattCATTTGAAGTGGTGTGAAAGACTCTAGGCTAAATGTCAGCTGTGAGAATCTTTCAGGGACTTAAAGCAGTTGTTCATAAACCAAATGTATTTACAGTATTTCAGGTCCTGTAGCAGCAGACTCTTCTGTATCTGTCTGTAAAAAATATGGCTTCTAAAGTATACATAAACTAAGGATTTTAATTCCACTTTGGAGTCCTGGTGACAAAGTGCCTAAGCTTTACCCTTCTGTTATTTAGAATGGCAGCAGACCTTCCTGACAGGTTTATAGTCTTACTATACGTACTTGGGAGaacattacttttattttattgataCTTATTTTGTTATGTTGTCCATTTCTTTTAGGACTTGTTGACCTTCCAGAAGAGAACTTTGAGGCTGCTTATCAGTCCATTACATTACCTGAAGAATTTCATGATTTTGAAATACCACTACCTGATTTAAAGTAAATGCTTCCCTAGTTTTTATTCATAATTTTAGTATTTTCGGAAGTAAAAGATATCCTTGCTGTTATCCGATCAAGACTTGGATGGAATTGTTTTCGTTTGATAACTGAATTCTTCTAAATTCTGAGTCAGCTTTACAAGGCTGTCGCAGGAATTGTGCTTTTGTAGAGTTCCTCAAAGTCTGTTAAAACAACAGACTTTTACAATGAAATAGTGTATTGAACTTAAACTTCAGGATTTTAAATTGTCTGAGTGAAGCCTGCAAACAACTTTCTGACCTCAAGAGAAGATATAAAAGTTAGTATAAATCCTGTTGTAAGACCAAGGAAGCTCTGGCTAGTAACCTCACAGTGTTGTGCTGTTCCATTGTGTAACCGCATTTAATTTGTGCTTCATTGCTCTTTGGGGCTGGGGTATTTTATCAGCAGTAGTCAGCTTGGCTCCCGATGAAAAGCCAGC
This region of Harpia harpyja isolate bHarHar1 chromosome 1, bHarHar1 primary haplotype, whole genome shotgun sequence genomic DNA includes:
- the TMEM74B gene encoding transmembrane protein 74B, giving the protein MASPRAAELRSPGEAAAAAAAAAGGGGPAGPGAGPGLALALGCALSGAALVVLAGAVPRAARPDPAVPARQMERLEARAARLRARLDRCTVAGLALLALGGLLLAALLLAAAAARRRARAARRTGGTYGSVRLRMRRVSAEGTRALLENQLSPPSQPPEGPGS